Below is a genomic region from Rhizobium sp. 9140.
CCAATGGCTTCGAAGTCATCGGCTATATCCCGGGCGAAGGTCACAACCTGCAGGAACACTCCGTCGTGATGATCCGCGGCGGCCGCGTCAAGGACTTGCCGGGCGTTCGCTACCACATCATCCGTGGTGTTCTCGATACCCAGGGTGTCAAGAACCGTAAGCAGCGCCGTTCGAAGTACGGCGCGAAGCGTCCGAAGTAATCGACCGCCAGCGCCATTTCGCT
It encodes:
- the rpsL gene encoding 30S ribosomal protein S12, with the protein product MPTVNQLIRKPRQAQVKRNKVPALQENPQKRGVCTRVYTTTPKKPNSALRKVAKIRLTNGFEVIGYIPGEGHNLQEHSVVMIRGGRVKDLPGVRYHIIRGVLDTQGVKNRKQRRSKYGAKRPK